In the genome of Saprospira sp. CCB-QB6, one region contains:
- a CDS encoding toxin-antitoxin system YwqK family antitoxin: MRLFTIFTLAYLLCLSSLQAQKQRPKYNQINADGQRVGYWIIKGRDGKPLAKGRYNENGEKEGRWRFYLSPIGQYSDEPDVVGQYENGVKNGRWELTDSRSKVKMKGKFTNDSMNGVWIIYNHLDDKLAAGKYLNGIRQDEWLLFKDDRLMAKGRYENGEKTGLWQYDYYIDKGNVHIKGQFDFSLERASGKMEYYKVDRHPRFGTEELLVGTGSFLNGLREGRWIEYKRGLNGGELVATGYYDGEGRRTGLWKTTLDAEPFRQETFNDGKRQGVFKTYYDDGTPKYSTAYEDGLEVGFFTSYYESGEVRAKGAHTILKDQKDMDTLFYKIELPYEYKFKLVDQDFEALNYNAINWIDKVDYSVSADSLEERWEEYLSYGLAKSFRVQKLVPRKQYSVRIGDYVQYHINGKEHIKGEYLPKLIIEYNPLTGRKERSFAKTGEWVENDPVGYLRFKYFFKDGVLVRMENNKGRKISPYTFEELED; encoded by the coding sequence ATGCGATTATTTACCATTTTCACCCTAGCCTATCTTTTGTGCCTGAGCAGTTTGCAGGCCCAAAAACAACGACCGAAATACAACCAAATCAATGCGGATGGCCAAAGAGTTGGCTATTGGATTATTAAGGGGAGAGATGGAAAACCCTTAGCCAAAGGCCGCTATAATGAAAATGGCGAAAAGGAAGGCCGCTGGCGTTTTTACCTCTCTCCTATTGGCCAATACTCCGATGAACCCGATGTGGTAGGCCAATATGAAAATGGAGTAAAAAATGGCCGTTGGGAGCTGACAGACTCTCGCTCTAAAGTTAAAATGAAGGGCAAATTTACCAATGATAGCATGAATGGCGTATGGATTATCTACAACCACCTAGATGATAAACTGGCCGCGGGTAAATACCTCAACGGCATCCGACAAGATGAATGGCTCTTGTTTAAAGATGACCGCCTCATGGCCAAAGGACGCTATGAAAATGGCGAAAAAACAGGTCTTTGGCAATATGACTATTATATTGACAAGGGCAATGTACACATCAAGGGACAATTTGATTTTAGTCTAGAGCGCGCTAGCGGCAAAATGGAGTATTACAAGGTAGATCGCCACCCTCGTTTTGGAACAGAGGAATTGTTGGTGGGGACGGGCTCTTTTCTCAATGGACTTCGAGAGGGCCGCTGGATCGAGTACAAACGGGGCCTCAATGGAGGCGAATTAGTTGCTACCGGCTACTATGATGGCGAAGGCCGAAGAACAGGCCTTTGGAAAACCACTTTGGATGCCGAGCCTTTTCGCCAAGAGACCTTTAATGACGGTAAACGTCAAGGGGTATTTAAAACTTACTACGATGATGGCACGCCTAAATATAGTACGGCCTATGAAGATGGCCTAGAAGTGGGCTTTTTTACCAGCTATTATGAAAGTGGAGAAGTTAGAGCCAAGGGTGCTCATACCATTTTGAAGGACCAAAAAGATATGGATACTCTTTTTTATAAGATTGAGCTTCCTTATGAATACAAATTCAAGTTGGTAGACCAAGATTTTGAGGCCCTGAACTACAATGCCATTAACTGGATTGACAAAGTAGATTATTCGGTTTCGGCCGATAGTTTGGAAGAGCGTTGGGAAGAATATTTGAGCTATGGCTTAGCCAAGAGCTTCCGCGTCCAAAAACTTGTTCCCCGCAAACAATATAGTGTTCGAATTGGAGACTATGTACAATATCACATTAATGGCAAAGAGCATATTAAAGGGGAATACCTGCCCAAACTCATTATTGAGTACAATCCTTTGACAGGCCGCAAAGAACGCAGCTTTGCCAAAACTGGCGAATGGGTAGAAAATGATCCCGTCGGTTATCTGCGCTTCAAATACTTTTTCAAAGATGGGGTCTTGGTTCGCATGGAAAATAATAAGGGCCGAAAAATCAGCCCTTATACTTTTGAAGAGTTAGAAGATTAG